A portion of the Streptomyces erythrochromogenes genome contains these proteins:
- a CDS encoding DNRLRE domain-containing protein produces the protein MAQETGKEVEATAERSANTTTFARPDGTFRKQIFSSAVRAKVDGQWKPIDTTLQRVKDGYAAKAVNGRVVFSAGSQAGTGERASRAVTRVSLRQDTPAEVWTDLVRLNTGGHDLVVSWPGALPQPVIDGPRALYENVRPGIDLLMTAQDGGYSHLLVVKDKQAAADPLLGQLKYRLASPDLTFHLDAQSSAVSARDGEGEEIAGSPTPMMWDSSGKVTTTDNEPAWKPTKTAQQHPTLALPGLAGAEGARLKPATATLADNTLSVTPDASMLNAAETAYPVFIDPSFKGRKHAWSLLYKTAGNSSFYNGQNYNASGTNEARVGYESTTGGTSRSIFNFDFGSQLHGVGIDSAVVRALQTYSWSCSQKQMDIYSTPYVTSSSTWNNTSGWWTWKVATEMAGYGYNSSCPDNWIAPDIKGLVAHAANSGWGALSLGFAAPNESDSYYWKKFIANGETAPYIEVTYHTPPDVPLAANMQTFPGGPCLTSGAGTGIGKTDVTFQVKGVDRDDLPQQQNLDRVQIEVWNASTGAQVYNQPLPVNSEGVVTATVPMNSFADGQKYYWLARAKDVDNWWSPGSGPLDSGGGGWCTLTVSHTIPPNPAVSSAAFPPHGDNYTEWSVNAASTPGQKINFKANGAKPEDIREYQWSLNRPLFDQKATPNAAGDAEASLQVDTAGPNVLYVRTVSKFGNISNPTQYKFLVKPRPGQDKPGDVTGDGHPDLLAVDGDGNLLTYAGDQIGDTDHYMLSAVQNSVPVAGYWKTQDGKPALIGHSTDWFPGDGLTDLIARMPDGKLYIYPGLGNSAGQFDVDRRMEILLPASAPSPATFRQIVVSEDVDGDGFADLFAVDTAGGFWIFSGYTGGSFTSYKKLADKVWAPRDLIGVRDVTGDKVPDLLFRDDANANRGLLLRKGKPGANGGVDLQSIAASVDSEGGQDYTYATTGWGRTAIPKILGTADATGDGIPDIWAVDAGGKQWLYQGRAGAIGPASGVDEDSWNTFLTIG, from the coding sequence ATGGCCCAGGAGACCGGCAAGGAGGTGGAAGCCACCGCAGAGCGCAGTGCGAACACCACGACCTTCGCCCGGCCTGACGGCACGTTCCGCAAGCAGATCTTCAGCTCTGCCGTCCGCGCCAAGGTCGACGGCCAGTGGAAGCCGATCGACACCACCCTGCAGCGTGTGAAAGACGGGTACGCGGCCAAGGCAGTCAACGGCCGAGTCGTCTTCAGCGCCGGCTCCCAGGCAGGCACCGGCGAACGAGCCTCACGCGCCGTGACCCGGGTTTCCCTGCGACAGGACACCCCCGCCGAAGTCTGGACCGACCTGGTCAGGCTGAACACCGGCGGTCACGACCTGGTCGTCAGCTGGCCCGGCGCGCTCCCCCAGCCCGTCATCGACGGGCCTCGCGCCCTCTACGAGAACGTCCGCCCAGGCATCGACCTGCTGATGACCGCACAGGACGGCGGCTACTCGCACCTGCTCGTCGTCAAGGACAAGCAGGCGGCGGCCGATCCGCTCCTGGGACAGCTGAAGTACCGCCTCGCCTCCCCCGACCTCACCTTCCACCTGGACGCCCAGTCCAGTGCGGTCAGCGCCCGCGACGGCGAGGGCGAGGAGATCGCCGGTTCGCCGACCCCGATGATGTGGGACTCCAGCGGCAAGGTCACCACCACCGACAACGAGCCGGCCTGGAAGCCGACCAAAACCGCGCAGCAGCACCCGACGCTCGCACTGCCCGGCCTCGCCGGTGCGGAAGGCGCACGGCTGAAGCCCGCGACAGCGACCCTCGCCGACAACACCCTCTCCGTCACCCCCGACGCATCCATGCTGAATGCCGCGGAGACGGCGTACCCGGTATTCATCGACCCCTCGTTCAAGGGGCGCAAGCACGCCTGGAGCCTGCTCTACAAAACGGCGGGCAACTCGAGCTTCTACAACGGGCAGAACTACAACGCGAGCGGCACCAACGAAGCCCGCGTCGGCTACGAGTCCACCACCGGCGGCACCTCCCGCTCCATCTTCAACTTCGACTTCGGCAGCCAGCTGCACGGCGTCGGCATCGACTCGGCCGTCGTCCGCGCCCTGCAGACCTACTCGTGGTCCTGCAGCCAGAAGCAGATGGACATCTACTCCACCCCGTACGTCACCTCCTCCAGCACCTGGAACAACACCAGCGGCTGGTGGACGTGGAAGGTCGCCACCGAGATGGCGGGCTACGGCTACAACAGCTCCTGCCCCGACAACTGGATCGCGCCCGACATCAAGGGCCTCGTCGCCCACGCCGCCAACAGCGGCTGGGGCGCGCTGTCCCTCGGCTTCGCCGCCCCGAACGAGTCGGACTCGTACTACTGGAAGAAGTTCATCGCCAACGGCGAGACCGCCCCGTACATCGAGGTCACCTACCACACGCCGCCGGATGTACCGCTCGCGGCGAACATGCAGACCTTCCCCGGCGGCCCGTGCCTGACCAGCGGCGCCGGCACCGGTATCGGCAAAACGGACGTGACCTTCCAGGTCAAGGGCGTCGACCGCGACGACCTGCCCCAGCAGCAGAACCTCGACCGGGTCCAGATCGAGGTGTGGAACGCCAGCACCGGAGCACAGGTCTACAACCAGCCGCTGCCGGTCAACAGCGAAGGCGTCGTCACCGCGACCGTACCCATGAACTCCTTCGCCGACGGGCAGAAGTACTACTGGCTCGCCCGGGCCAAGGATGTTGACAACTGGTGGTCGCCCGGCAGTGGGCCGCTCGACTCCGGAGGCGGCGGCTGGTGCACCCTCACCGTCAGCCACACCATCCCGCCGAACCCCGCCGTCAGCTCCGCCGCGTTCCCTCCACACGGTGACAACTACACCGAGTGGAGCGTCAACGCGGCAAGCACCCCGGGGCAAAAGATCAACTTCAAGGCCAACGGCGCCAAGCCCGAGGACATCCGCGAGTACCAGTGGAGCCTGAATCGGCCGCTCTTCGACCAGAAGGCCACCCCCAATGCGGCGGGTGACGCCGAGGCTTCCCTCCAGGTCGACACCGCCGGCCCGAACGTCCTCTACGTCCGCACCGTCAGCAAGTTCGGCAACATCTCCAACCCCACCCAGTACAAGTTCCTCGTCAAGCCCAGGCCGGGCCAGGACAAGCCGGGCGACGTCACCGGTGACGGGCATCCCGACCTCCTCGCCGTCGACGGGGACGGCAACCTCCTCACCTACGCCGGCGACCAGATCGGCGACACCGACCACTACATGCTCAGCGCCGTCCAGAACAGCGTCCCTGTGGCCGGCTACTGGAAGACGCAGGACGGCAAGCCCGCGCTCATCGGCCACTCCACGGACTGGTTCCCCGGCGACGGGCTGACCGACCTCATCGCCCGCATGCCTGACGGGAAGCTGTACATCTACCCCGGCCTCGGCAACAGCGCCGGCCAGTTCGACGTCGACCGCCGCATGGAAATTCTCCTGCCGGCAAGCGCACCCAGCCCGGCCACGTTCCGGCAGATCGTCGTCAGCGAAGACGTCGACGGTGACGGATTCGCAGACCTGTTCGCCGTCGACACCGCAGGCGGATTCTGGATCTTCTCCGGCTACACCGGCGGCAGCTTCACCTCGTACAAGAAGCTGGCCGACAAGGTCTGGGCACCGCGCGATCTCATCGGCGTTCGTGACGTCACCGGCGACAAGGTTCCAGACCTCCTCTTCCGGGACGACGCCAACGCCAACCGCGGCCTCCTCCTGCGCAAGGGCAAGCCCGGCGCCAACGGAGGTGTCGACCTGCAGTCCATCGCCGCCTCCGTCGACTCCGAAGGAGGCCAGGACTACACCTACGCCACCACCGGCTGGGGACGGACCGCCATCCCCAAGATCCTGGGCACCGCAGACGCCACCGGCGACGGCATACCCGACATCTGGGCCGTCGACGCCGGCGGCAAGCAGTGGCTCTACCAAGGCCGAGCCGGAGCCATCGGCCCCGCCTCCGGCGTCGACGAAGACAGCTGGAACACCTTCCTCACCATCGGCTGA
- a CDS encoding IS5 family transposase, with amino-acid sequence MTDAEWAVVRTMLPVPAWMDGRGGRPESYCHRQMVDAVRYLVDNGIKWRAMPADLPPWDRVYAFFRRWRDNALIREFHDRLRERVREAEGRDAEPTAGIVDSQSVKGDAVVGAASRGFDGGKLVNGRKRHLVVDCLSLVLAVLVTPASVTDRNAACGMLPALRECFRRLRLIWADGAYTGDVLTEAAHRLGLRLDIVRRSDDSRGFTVLPRRWVVERTFAWLMRSRRLARDYERRSDTSEAFVLWSMTMVMSRRLARHATRRQQQRRNLAAAA; translated from the coding sequence ATGACGGACGCGGAGTGGGCCGTGGTGCGGACGATGCTGCCGGTCCCGGCATGGATGGACGGCCGGGGAGGCAGGCCGGAGAGCTACTGCCACCGGCAGATGGTCGACGCGGTGCGGTATCTGGTCGACAACGGGATCAAGTGGCGGGCGATGCCGGCGGACCTCCCGCCCTGGGACCGGGTCTACGCGTTCTTTCGACGCTGGCGCGACAACGCTCTGATCAGGGAGTTCCACGACCGGCTGAGGGAACGCGTCCGCGAGGCGGAGGGCCGGGACGCGGAGCCGACCGCGGGGATCGTGGACTCGCAGTCGGTGAAAGGGGACGCCGTGGTCGGCGCGGCCTCCCGCGGCTTCGACGGCGGCAAGTTGGTCAACGGACGCAAGCGGCACCTGGTCGTGGACTGCCTCAGCCTCGTCCTGGCGGTGCTGGTCACCCCAGCGTCGGTGACGGACCGCAACGCCGCCTGCGGGATGCTGCCCGCGCTGCGGGAATGCTTCCGCCGGCTCCGGCTGATCTGGGCGGACGGCGCCTACACCGGCGACGTCCTCACCGAAGCCGCCCACCGGCTCGGCCTGCGCCTGGACATCGTCCGACGCAGTGACGACAGCCGCGGGTTCACCGTCCTGCCCCGCAGATGGGTCGTCGAGCGGACCTTCGCCTGGCTGATGCGCAGCCGGCGGCTCGCCCGCGACTACGAACGGCGCTCCGACACCAGCGAGGCGTTCGTCCTGTGGTCGATGACCATGGTCATGAGCCGCCGCCTCGCCCGCCACGCCACCCGCCGCCAGCAGCAACGGCGGAATCTCGCTGCGGCAGCGTGA
- a CDS encoding ISL3 family transposase, translating into MLTERQGERLPQWLEAVHRDDLPSPHTLAAGIDRDRDAVIADLTLPRSSGVVEGHVNWIKMLKRQMFGRAGFTLLRKRVLLAP; encoded by the coding sequence GTGCTCACCGAGCGGCAGGGGGAACGACTCCCGCAGTGGCTCGAAGCCGTCCACCGGGACGATCTTCCCAGCCCCCACACTCTCGCGGCCGGCATCGACCGAGACCGCGACGCCGTCATCGCCGACCTGACCCTGCCCCGGAGCTCCGGCGTTGTCGAAGGGCACGTCAACTGGATCAAGATGCTCAAGCGCCAGATGTTCGGACGCGCCGGCTTCACACTGCTCCGCAAGCGGGTCCTCCTCGCCCCGTGA
- a CDS encoding DUF6507 family protein: MTSWDIKPQGVQSQLKLTGERAGDVEHALNKLMSDMAEAAYAAGTAIPGSAAKVPSAAMQGPVATGQVPLSHRGSTGPVGAALSQYLEKRQTDLKSVAERIQAAILGAGKATNEYIQGDLEAAKQAQDAAKSVRLDQLKDAAGGAK; the protein is encoded by the coding sequence ATGACGTCGTGGGACATCAAGCCGCAAGGTGTGCAGAGTCAGCTCAAGCTCACCGGTGAGCGGGCAGGTGATGTGGAGCACGCACTGAACAAGCTGATGTCGGACATGGCGGAGGCCGCGTACGCGGCGGGTACGGCGATTCCGGGTTCGGCGGCCAAGGTGCCGTCAGCCGCCATGCAGGGGCCGGTGGCGACCGGGCAGGTGCCCTTGTCGCATCGGGGCAGCACTGGACCGGTGGGCGCCGCGCTCAGTCAGTACCTGGAGAAGCGGCAGACGGACCTCAAGTCCGTCGCGGAGCGCATCCAGGCCGCGATCCTGGGCGCGGGCAAGGCGACGAACGAGTACATCCAAGGTGACCTGGAGGCCGCCAAGCAGGCCCAGGACGCTGCGAAGAGCGTGCGCCTGGATCAGCTGAAGGACGCTGCGGGAGGCGCGAAGTGA
- a CDS encoding DUF6177 family protein: MTTDVIALSPRMPDAWSVLAGLLSGGPDKLVDTTCEGAVVQLCDAQGRPLVAVEAPMLIQVPGEAARLFGAVEPPVPFWWTEARATTGVAEAERLAGTFAARVAALTGGMAWPPEAALSVAVVPSEGVGIAPAPAAAQPAVDVLTDKVAVVITDRSVVAMTAWLSDAFRAAAASERGLQIVSPASSTLTPAVRDALPGVPSRWVVRDARDGYYDGRTGAVLRWQEGMFAPVVQPDPDGGGGEMHTPVAASFQEFDDTGEHQLAISFRTIHPADDRLVLGGALEAVWRELTGGAPAGWSTAEPANLPWSPERLTEVAHARSPEPSWFAVVGAPSRPGLAGVRVTRTKAGVEEDVTLAFGYGAHEEVPLDVLPRLAEALATRHHLCSMLVQLRKARRDLAVPARFEGPGVPLAFVLGSEEVRAMPDDRARRTPLSVQPVMLGPKARPALYYPFPGDPSDLSAWSDFERLVRHLKGE; encoded by the coding sequence ATGACCACGGACGTCATAGCCCTCTCCCCGCGGATGCCGGACGCCTGGAGCGTGCTGGCTGGGCTTCTATCCGGCGGACCCGACAAGCTCGTGGACACCACCTGTGAGGGCGCCGTCGTGCAGCTCTGCGATGCCCAGGGCCGGCCGCTCGTGGCAGTCGAGGCGCCGATGCTCATACAAGTCCCGGGCGAGGCAGCCCGGTTGTTTGGGGCCGTGGAACCGCCGGTGCCGTTCTGGTGGACCGAGGCCCGCGCTACCACCGGCGTCGCGGAGGCGGAACGGCTGGCAGGTACATTCGCGGCCCGGGTTGCTGCGCTGACCGGCGGCATGGCCTGGCCGCCGGAAGCCGCGCTCTCTGTGGCAGTGGTCCCATCCGAAGGCGTGGGCATAGCTCCTGCGCCAGCCGCCGCGCAACCCGCCGTGGACGTCCTGACTGACAAGGTTGCCGTGGTGATCACGGACCGGTCGGTCGTCGCGATGACGGCCTGGCTCTCGGATGCCTTCCGGGCTGCCGCAGCCTCGGAGCGCGGACTCCAGATCGTCAGCCCGGCGAGCAGCACTCTCACCCCGGCCGTGCGTGACGCCCTGCCCGGCGTGCCATCGCGCTGGGTTGTCAGGGACGCGCGGGACGGGTACTACGACGGCCGTACGGGCGCGGTGCTGCGCTGGCAGGAGGGCATGTTCGCGCCGGTCGTGCAGCCGGACCCGGACGGGGGCGGGGGCGAAATGCACACCCCGGTGGCGGCCTCGTTCCAGGAGTTCGATGACACGGGCGAGCACCAACTCGCCATTTCGTTCCGGACGATCCACCCCGCCGACGATCGGCTGGTTCTCGGGGGCGCCCTGGAGGCGGTCTGGCGCGAGCTCACCGGCGGAGCGCCGGCCGGCTGGTCCACCGCCGAACCGGCCAATCTGCCCTGGTCCCCCGAAAGACTGACCGAGGTCGCCCACGCCCGGTCGCCCGAGCCGAGCTGGTTCGCAGTCGTGGGAGCCCCGTCGCGGCCGGGACTCGCCGGGGTTCGGGTGACCCGTACGAAGGCGGGTGTGGAGGAGGACGTCACGCTGGCCTTCGGCTACGGGGCCCACGAGGAAGTGCCGTTGGACGTGCTGCCGCGGCTGGCGGAGGCGCTCGCCACCCGCCACCACCTGTGCTCCATGCTCGTACAGCTCCGCAAAGCACGCCGTGATCTGGCGGTACCGGCCCGTTTCGAGGGCCCCGGTGTGCCGTTGGCGTTCGTCCTGGGATCCGAGGAGGTTCGGGCGATGCCGGACGACCGCGCACGGCGAACGCCGCTGTCAGTGCAGCCGGTCATGCTGGGGCCGAAGGCGCGCCCGGCACTCTACTACCCCTTCCCGGGGGACCCTTCGGACCTTTCGGCGTGGAGCGATTTCGAGCGGTTGGTGCGCCACCTGAAGGGTGAGTGA
- a CDS encoding IS5 family transposase, which produces MAKRRAYPSDLSDARWELIEPVLAAWPFERRGRALDFGRPPEHDLRDIMDAILYVDRTGVQWRYLPHDFPHWNTVYGYFAKWADEGVFARLNGLLRQLLREKEGRDAEPTACVIDAQSIKTSTSVPAAGQGIDAGKKIVGRKRSIVTDTLGLLLAVLVTAASVQDFVAGTSLLDQIAVEHPGIRKVWVDGGYRQRLVEHAATLGIDMEITTRKPGNRGFTPIPKRWAVERTYGWLMLHRRLARDYETLPTRSEAVIHIAMTDLMARRLTSENTISWRDPKKSPEHPIPG; this is translated from the coding sequence ATGGCGAAGCGACGTGCGTATCCGAGTGATCTGTCCGATGCCCGCTGGGAGTTGATCGAGCCTGTGCTGGCCGCGTGGCCTTTCGAGCGCCGCGGCCGGGCCCTGGACTTCGGCCGGCCGCCCGAACACGACCTGCGCGACATCATGGACGCGATCTTGTATGTCGACCGCACCGGGGTCCAGTGGCGCTACCTCCCGCACGACTTCCCGCACTGGAACACCGTCTACGGCTACTTCGCCAAGTGGGCCGACGAGGGTGTATTTGCCCGGCTCAACGGCCTGCTCCGGCAGTTGCTGCGAGAGAAGGAGGGCCGGGACGCAGAGCCAACGGCCTGTGTGATCGACGCCCAGAGCATCAAGACCTCCACCAGCGTCCCCGCTGCCGGCCAGGGAATCGACGCCGGCAAGAAGATCGTCGGCAGGAAGCGGAGCATCGTCACCGACACACTCGGACTCCTCCTCGCCGTGCTGGTCACCGCGGCCAGCGTGCAGGACTTCGTCGCCGGCACCTCACTGCTCGACCAGATCGCCGTCGAACACCCCGGCATCCGCAAGGTGTGGGTCGACGGCGGTTACCGCCAGCGCCTCGTTGAGCATGCCGCCACCCTCGGCATCGACATGGAAATCACCACCCGCAAGCCCGGGAACAGGGGCTTCACCCCCATACCCAAACGGTGGGCGGTCGAGCGGACCTACGGCTGGCTCATGCTCCACCGACGCCTTGCCCGCGACTACGAAACCCTGCCCACCCGCTCCGAAGCCGTGATCCACATCGCCATGACCGACCTCATGGCCCGCCGCCTCACCAGCGAGAACACCATCTCCTGGCGCGACCCGAAGAAGTCCCCAGAACACCCGATTCCTGGATGA